From Hermetia illucens chromosome 6, iHerIll2.2.curated.20191125, whole genome shotgun sequence, one genomic window encodes:
- the LOC119659603 gene encoding SH3 domain-containing protein 19 isoform X1, whose translation MCKHLNQKRSNMTIPSRPAPPPPQQQATSQQHSATSSNIIPIKLPPPPASGSIQRTYSSKLPSRTSPGLNAPSGGSSVTRHFPAARYAPATNWDGFPFDQPNINNPSVKKIPPPRPPPPRISPNMTGNTVLKKPGPPQSINVLSNLFGRKKGHTKNNKQQLQQQSSFNQLKLNSLPNVPQNNTDNNRLISSQLPQQTRLDSTDVELIKFDSPPSSPTFTQKSNSDCVSVDSFSSDSNFSSPQNGSVSQPESGFEDDFLSPTDPWAINSINNGSSSTTSASRNYGFLTDKAMLQPVRNLNAINRSQNDNPLCNGKSLLPPQETLTMPTIIKPKPSLSSSSNTSSPVHTGSNTLMLKSQTPSMLQLKNANDTSACFSTYSDGESSPPMPSCPPPPPPSSDIFDVIAGRLDAINLSNRESEDDSQSYGIALYDFEGVEDGDLSFKENEKIYVLQRVNEEWCYGRNKQGCEGIFPSNYIEIKVPLKDDSAGSNAMSKNNISTKPISNSHPKVRVLYNFNAEVPEDLSLKENDMVTVLSRINDDWLFGELRNQRGQFPANFLEYIPQDLPIKMP comes from the exons atgTGCAAACATTTGAATCAAAAAAGATC AaatatgaccataccatcacgACCAGCGCCACCTCCACCACAACAGCAAGCAACATCACAGCAACACAGTGCAACTAGCTCAAATATAATTCCCATTAAattaccaccaccaccagcgtcgGGTTCAATTCAGCGGACATATAGTTCTAAATTACCAAGTAGAACTTCGCCTGGATTAAATGCACCTAGTGGAGGCTCATCGGTAACTCGACATTTCCCTGCTGCTCGATATGCGCCTGCAACAAATTGGGATGGATTTCCTTTCGATCAACCAAATATAAATAATCCTAGTGTTAAAAAAATTCCACCTCCACGTCCGCCACCACCACGTATTTCACCGAATATGACGG GAAACACAGTGTTGAAAAAACCCGGCCCTCCACAATCCATAAATGTACTGTCCAATCTTTTCGGCCGCAAAAAGGGGCACACCAAAAATAACAAACAAcaattgcaacaacaatcaagtTTCAATCAGTTAAAATTAAATTCCTTGCCAAACGTTCCACAAAATAACACCGACAATAACCGACTTATATCATCACAACTACCACAACAAACGAGATTAGATTCTACGGACGTTGAACTGATAAAATTCGACTCACCTCCAAGTTCACCAACATTCACTCAAAAATCGAATAGTGATTGCGTTAGTGTGGATAGTTTCAGTTCGGATTCAAACTTCAGTTCGCCGCAAAATGGAAGTGTATCACAGCCAGAAAGCGGATTCGAAGACGATTTCCTTAGTCCAACTGATCCTTGGGCTATCAATAGTATTAACAACGGCAGTAGTAGCACTACTTCTGCATCACGAAACTATGGATTTCTCACCGATAAAGCCATGCTTCAACCCGTTCGCAATCTCAATGCCATAAATCGAAGTCAAAATGATAACCCTCTATGCAACGGAAAGAGTTTGTTGCCACCGCAGGAAACATTGACTATGCCAACTATAATTAAGCCAAAGCCGTCACTAAGTTCGTCCTCGAATACTTCGTCACCAGTGCACACAGGAAGCAACACTTTGATGCTGAAATCTCAAACACCGTCCATGTTacaattgaaaaatgcaaacgaCACCTCGGCCTGTTTCTCTACTTATAGTGATGGCGAGTCATCTCCGCCGATGCCCAGTTGTCCGCCACCTCCGCCACCATCCAGTGATATATTCGACGTGATTGCCGGGCGTCTGGACGCTATTAATTTGAGCAATCGTGAGTCAGAGGACGACAGTCAGAGTTATGGCATTGCTCTGTACGATTTCGAGGGAGTAGAAGATGGTGATCTTAGCTTTAAG GAGAATGAAAAGATTTATGTATTGCAACGAGTGAACGAGGAGTGGTGCTACGGCCGGAACAAACAAGGCTGTGAAGGTATATTCCCGTCCAATTACATAGAAATTAAGGTGCCACTGAAAGACGACTCGGCTGGAAGCAATGCGATGTCCAAGAACAACATATCAacgaaacctatttcgaattcTCATCCAAAAGTTAGAGTTTTATACAACTTCAATGCTGAGGTACCAGAGGATTTATCGTTAAAG gagaatgacatggtcaCTGTTCTTAGTCGAATTAACGATGATTGGCTCTTTGGCGAACTGAGAAATCAGCGCGGTCAATTTCCAGCGAATTTTCTCGAATATATACCCCAAGACTTACCAATTAAAATGCCTTAA
- the LOC119659603 gene encoding SH3 domain-containing protein 19 isoform X2: MTIPSRPAPPPPQQQATSQQHSATSSNIIPIKLPPPPASGSIQRTYSSKLPSRTSPGLNAPSGGSSVTRHFPAARYAPATNWDGFPFDQPNINNPSVKKIPPPRPPPPRISPNMTGNTVLKKPGPPQSINVLSNLFGRKKGHTKNNKQQLQQQSSFNQLKLNSLPNVPQNNTDNNRLISSQLPQQTRLDSTDVELIKFDSPPSSPTFTQKSNSDCVSVDSFSSDSNFSSPQNGSVSQPESGFEDDFLSPTDPWAINSINNGSSSTTSASRNYGFLTDKAMLQPVRNLNAINRSQNDNPLCNGKSLLPPQETLTMPTIIKPKPSLSSSSNTSSPVHTGSNTLMLKSQTPSMLQLKNANDTSACFSTYSDGESSPPMPSCPPPPPPSSDIFDVIAGRLDAINLSNRESEDDSQSYGIALYDFEGVEDGDLSFKENEKIYVLQRVNEEWCYGRNKQGCEGIFPSNYIEIKVPLKDDSAGSNAMSKNNISTKPISNSHPKVRVLYNFNAEVPEDLSLKENDMVTVLSRINDDWLFGELRNQRGQFPANFLEYIPQDLPIKMP, encoded by the exons atgaccataccatcacgACCAGCGCCACCTCCACCACAACAGCAAGCAACATCACAGCAACACAGTGCAACTAGCTCAAATATAATTCCCATTAAattaccaccaccaccagcgtcgGGTTCAATTCAGCGGACATATAGTTCTAAATTACCAAGTAGAACTTCGCCTGGATTAAATGCACCTAGTGGAGGCTCATCGGTAACTCGACATTTCCCTGCTGCTCGATATGCGCCTGCAACAAATTGGGATGGATTTCCTTTCGATCAACCAAATATAAATAATCCTAGTGTTAAAAAAATTCCACCTCCACGTCCGCCACCACCACGTATTTCACCGAATATGACGG GAAACACAGTGTTGAAAAAACCCGGCCCTCCACAATCCATAAATGTACTGTCCAATCTTTTCGGCCGCAAAAAGGGGCACACCAAAAATAACAAACAAcaattgcaacaacaatcaagtTTCAATCAGTTAAAATTAAATTCCTTGCCAAACGTTCCACAAAATAACACCGACAATAACCGACTTATATCATCACAACTACCACAACAAACGAGATTAGATTCTACGGACGTTGAACTGATAAAATTCGACTCACCTCCAAGTTCACCAACATTCACTCAAAAATCGAATAGTGATTGCGTTAGTGTGGATAGTTTCAGTTCGGATTCAAACTTCAGTTCGCCGCAAAATGGAAGTGTATCACAGCCAGAAAGCGGATTCGAAGACGATTTCCTTAGTCCAACTGATCCTTGGGCTATCAATAGTATTAACAACGGCAGTAGTAGCACTACTTCTGCATCACGAAACTATGGATTTCTCACCGATAAAGCCATGCTTCAACCCGTTCGCAATCTCAATGCCATAAATCGAAGTCAAAATGATAACCCTCTATGCAACGGAAAGAGTTTGTTGCCACCGCAGGAAACATTGACTATGCCAACTATAATTAAGCCAAAGCCGTCACTAAGTTCGTCCTCGAATACTTCGTCACCAGTGCACACAGGAAGCAACACTTTGATGCTGAAATCTCAAACACCGTCCATGTTacaattgaaaaatgcaaacgaCACCTCGGCCTGTTTCTCTACTTATAGTGATGGCGAGTCATCTCCGCCGATGCCCAGTTGTCCGCCACCTCCGCCACCATCCAGTGATATATTCGACGTGATTGCCGGGCGTCTGGACGCTATTAATTTGAGCAATCGTGAGTCAGAGGACGACAGTCAGAGTTATGGCATTGCTCTGTACGATTTCGAGGGAGTAGAAGATGGTGATCTTAGCTTTAAG GAGAATGAAAAGATTTATGTATTGCAACGAGTGAACGAGGAGTGGTGCTACGGCCGGAACAAACAAGGCTGTGAAGGTATATTCCCGTCCAATTACATAGAAATTAAGGTGCCACTGAAAGACGACTCGGCTGGAAGCAATGCGATGTCCAAGAACAACATATCAacgaaacctatttcgaattcTCATCCAAAAGTTAGAGTTTTATACAACTTCAATGCTGAGGTACCAGAGGATTTATCGTTAAAG gagaatgacatggtcaCTGTTCTTAGTCGAATTAACGATGATTGGCTCTTTGGCGAACTGAGAAATCAGCGCGGTCAATTTCCAGCGAATTTTCTCGAATATATACCCCAAGACTTACCAATTAAAATGCCTTAA